The DNA region TCTAGAAAGTCCTAAACTTTGTGTAGCCGAAACTTTGCTTTTTGATTGGTTGATCGCCGTATGGGTAATGGTCATATCGTATTTTTTAGCAGAGGCTTTGAGTTTAAAATCTTCTGCATCATGGGCATGAACAATCGAATATCCAAGCTTGATAAGTTCACTGGAAATTTTATCAGCATTCTCTTTATCATCATCATAAATCAGTACCGCAAGCTCTTTTTTGAGCGCACTTGGGTTAAAAAAAAGAAGGGCGGTGTTAATGTTTTGAAAGAGTTTAACCGATGTATTTGCGCTAAGTTTTTTGAGATAGGTAAACGTATCTTTTTTATAGTCACCAATGGCTATTGGAAGATCAATTGCTTGGCTAAGTTTTTCAAGTTGTGTTACAAGATTTGCAAGGTTTGGATCTTCTTTAACAAAAGGAGAATAAGGAGCTTCTCTGAGTGAAACAAGAATACCTTTAATGTTTTTTTCTTTCAAAGAAATTTTTTGACCCAAGATCGTATTGCACAAAACTGTATTACGGCTCTCAAGAATAGTTTCATTGTAGTTAAAAATTAAAATAGAATGTTGGATGGTGTTTGTCATGGACTTCGCTCAACCGTTTTATTAATTAGGATTATGAGTATAGATAATAGCACAGAAAGCTTTTAATTTGGTTGAAATGATCTAAGGTATAATACAAGCTTACAAAAATTAAGAGGTATAAAAAGTCGATGAAATCTCATTTTGTGGACATTGATAACGCAGTTAAACACTATGTTGCCAATGAAATTGACATTGAAAAAAATAAGGAACTCGAAGAGCTGATATTTTTTTCAAGTTATACAATTAAATTTGATGTTTTTAAGAAAGCAACGAATAAATTAAAAAAAGTATTGCATCAAAGCCTTCCTCATGAGATGCACATGTGGGAGGTTGATGCCTTGTATGTCATTCAAAAATATCAGCTTGAAATTGATTATGGCAGTGCACGTTATACCTATTTACTTCGTGCTCTTCTCAAAGGACAAATAAAAATCAATGAAGCTGTGATGAAGCATTTTGTACA from Sulfurospirillum diekertiae includes:
- a CDS encoding chemotaxis protein CheX codes for the protein MTNTIQHSILIFNYNETILESRNTVLCNTILGQKISLKEKNIKGILVSLREAPYSPFVKEDPNLANLVTQLEKLSQAIDLPIAIGDYKKDTFTYLKKLSANTSVKLFQNINTALLFFNPSALKKELAVLIYDDDKENADKISSELIKLGYSIVHAHDAEDFKLKASAKKYDMTITHTAINQSKSKVSATQSLGLSRQLIMNLPVFIDTAVNSLVTITGLEAQKIKHEIRPFNEKIPPQVIIAAMKFKGEISGSFFLIFPRELALIALEAMLGESLEADDTAAIVDGVAEFCNIITGSAKAIFSNKKLKVLFELPKTYLSLQVALNDTLGSNGVWIDMQLDEKPFYMFITK